The Anas acuta chromosome 1, bAnaAcu1.1, whole genome shotgun sequence genome segment ACAGCCACTTCATCTTAGCTCCCCTCAATGCCTTTCTTTCACTGGGTGTATGACAGTCTGAAGATACCTCTTGTTCTCTACTGGCTGTATAGAGACCCCGTGTAATTGGCTACACTACAGGCACCACTCACTTGGACCCCACAGTTcaggtttttactttttttttttttttttgagcatcccttctctttgttcttttccttttttccacctTTGATTCCTCTTCCTTTGAAACTGAAAACTTCTGGTGGATTTCCCTGTCACTTCACATTTCTACTCCTATTAGATATCCCTTTCTTGGACTTTCTCTTATTGCCCTGTCCTTTTCCATCCACTAATAATTTattccacatttttctttgctcaaCTCTTATTCAGAAAGCTCTAGCCATTTTTTATCTCCCATGTTTAACCCTCTATACTGTACAGGAAACCTGTTTGATTGAAAGAGCAGGAAGTCACCTAACCAGCATCACTAGTGAAGATGAGAATGAATTCCTTCGTAGACTTTCTCAAGGACAAAAGGAAACCCAGCTCTGGACAGGTGGAACTTACCAAAAGGTAAGTGTGCCAGGACCGGTAATGAAAACAAGCATCGGTCAAAAGATCTTTATAACTcaattgaagaaaaatgtctactagaaaaaaatgtttttgtttccaagGGAATAGTTTCCCTTTGTAACCATGGAAGACCTTTTCAGTCTCAGCAAAACTAAAGATGAATCAAAAAGTCATGCTTTTTATCTTTCAGTGATTTGGGGGGCTAGGGATAGAGGAAAATGGGAGTTGGAGGAAAAAAGTTGAAGTGCTAAACTCTGATCAACATCATATTCCAATTATATTCCACCTGAAGAAGGAGAGCTGAGGTACAAATCTCAAAGCAGAAGTGGATAAATCCACCACTAGATGGTGGATAAtaatttctgtctttaatttctttttagcagAATGTCAGGCTAGTAGATTGGACATGGTGTTATAAAAACCTTGGATTCAATcagattttttaatgaattagtTCAAAGTGTTTTCTCACAAATATTCTAGACAAGGAGCCTACCAGAGCTTTTGCTGATATGGTGAATATAACATTAGTAAAATTGGTAAAAACAAGTGAATTTCAGATTTGTAAGTGCATGTTGGAAATagaaattttattctgtaattttGACACATGTAACAGGGCATATCAATGACCTGTGTGTCCATCCAGAATGTCTCAAATTCTGAGTGTCACTTACCTGCAGTGAATTAGTCATGAGTAATATAGTCTATTCTGAATTACAAATATATTCAAGAAAATTATGATTTATTTGAGGACAATTCATATAAAGAAGATGAGGTGAAATTAATCTAACatggaattaaaaattaattattcatgCAGCTCTACAGAACAATGATATCCCCACAAGCAATAACTGTTTCTAAGTCCATGGGGAAGAGGGCCCCCGTTCAGTCCTTCTTCTATCCCAGCAAATATAAAAGTGTGCTAAACTGCTTTCAGAATTTAACTGCAACCTGCAGTTCCCATTAAACTTCTGgcgtttttgttttgtattgttttgttttgttttttgtctgcagGGGTCATTCTTGAAATGGAGTGATGGATCTCTGACAACCTTCATCCAGAGGCCTCTATCATCCATTTTCAGTTCGGTTCGAAGACTAATTAACAATCTGTTTAACATAAAATTTTGCTTGAGCCTCAGTATTGGAGGTAAGGAAAACCTGAGATGATTTATGACTCACACAGTTTACTTTGCTCTTGAACCTCTGCTATTCCAGTGGATAGACTATTTCCAGAATTACCTAGAGAAAACATCTTATTAAAATGTTGCCCAAACCTGCAATATACATACTATGgaaacacagatgaaaagaaaattaaatttccagGTGCTGAACTGAGATTAAATGATTCCATGTAAGGAGTGAAATAGTTCTCTTATCATATCTTCTGCCTTTCCTTTGTTATCACTCTTGGTCTTTGTTTCCAGGACAGGGTGAATGGGACGGCGCTAACTGTGGCAAAAAGCTACCATTCATCTGCGTTTACAAACCTGAAGCAGCCTTAACCTATCACTGAAGGACTGATGAAACCTGACTGGCTGCTGTGGCACTTGGAATAGAGTTCAGCTGTGATCCATTAGTGCATTGAAATCTTTTGCATGGAAAAATCAAGATCCAATACTAAAAAAGTGGAGGTATTAGAGCAAGTCACTTTTATGCTCTGTTTGCATTATTGTGGTGATGTTCCTGTAGAGTATCTCTAAAATGatcccataaaaataaattctgatttGATTTGAATGCTTGATGAAATCAGCATACTATTTAGCTTTTCCACAGGGTGTTCAAGAATATTCATAAGAGctctttaattattaaataattaccAATCACTCATTAAAACATTATTCATTTCACCATTTAATCATGCCAAGTCATACATTTTAAATCCtagaatttctcttttctaagtGTCAGATAGATCCAAGGAGAATAAGttgaatgtttttaatatttaagcaGATAAATGGCTAGTTCATTAAATTGATATAGCCATAAGATGAGGCCCAAAACTCAGGGAGAAGTCATGAGCGT includes the following:
- the LOC137850103 gene encoding snaclec agkisacutacin subunit B-like — encoded protein: MSYQFFFLLFGALILSISEGSSAKVICKNPCQKGWVSYKGRCYKLIQERMTWTKAEETCLIERAGSHLTSITSEDENEFLRRLSQGQKETQLWTGGTYQKGSFLKWSDGSLTTFIQRPLSSIFSSVRRLINNLFNIKFCLSLSIGGQGEWDGANCGKKLPFICVYKPEAALTYH